In the Uranotaenia lowii strain MFRU-FL chromosome 1, ASM2978415v1, whole genome shotgun sequence genome, ACAGTTTCCGGTCAACGTCTGGCAGCATTTGGAGTACCTAGGCGACCTCCTCCGGTATCAGAGAACGTAACTCATAGGATTCCTTTAGTTTCAGCAAGTTCGCACCAAATGGACTGACTGGCGGATGATCAAGGATAACCGTCGACGGAAGTGTGTTGTCGAGCATGCTAACGATCGGTTGCGGATCAATTCTCTTCGCAAGAACACCATCCTGCCGGTTGAACTTCGGGAGGTTGCCAGTGCAGAAATTCATGCATTTCCAAGGGATTCGTCGCTGGTTCGGGTGAGGGAGCGCTGTGCCGTTACCTCGCGATCCCGTGGAATTGTGCACCGATGGCGTGTAAGTCGCATTGTTTGGAGACACTATGCAGATTACAATAAACTTTCGGGTGTACAGAGAGCTATGTGGTAAATAAATTATGGAAGTAATTGTGGTGTTGATTTGCTTTATCCATTCATTTCATTGGATTAAAAGTCATGCAAAACGATGCCAATAGAATAGCTACACCAGTAAAAACTGATTAAAACCCCATAAAGAGAAGTCGCAGTTTGATGATCAAAAGAATTCCATGAAGTCTGCGAACACCGACTGttgataaattattaaaaatggattttttctcAAGTATACAAACTTTTACTGGCATAAAGGGGCAGCACCTATATCAGTTAGTATCTCGTAAAATGTTGCAGTCATTTAGGATCCGTTTTTATACGAATGCCAAACCGTTGGTAGTgtcacaaattgaaaaaaaaaaaccatttatttctctttttattacctgaaaataaatgaataaatatgtATAAATAACGAAATTAGATTTGCTTGGTCCACGGTTAAAAAGCTATCAGAGTTCTTTTTCACTGAACAGATAACAGTTCGGATTCGCTGTACTGAATATGTGTTAGTATAATAGGTAGTAAGTTATATTCATCTCAAAAGGTTTTCCACGTTCTTAAAATCTTAAATGCACAGTAATGCTAGCTAATGAAGGCTGAATCACTTTTGCTTGTCCTCCTTGATTTCTTCAATAGAAGCCGATGGCTTGTTATCTGGATTCAGCTCGTAGATTTTATAGTTCAACAACGTTGCAAAAGAGCACCAAGCAAAGTATGGAATGAACAGATATCCGGCCACTCTATTGATATTGTAGAAAGCAATTCCGGTGGCAGCGACAGAAGCCGTCAAGGCCACTATTTCGATCAAACTCTGAAAGGATAATCGGgaggaatacatttttttttcagaactatCACATGAA is a window encoding:
- the LOC129748679 gene encoding 28S ribosomal protein S14, mitochondrial, which gives rise to MSVASFLARATVSGQRLAAFGFQQVRTKWTDWRMIKDNRRRKCVVEHANDRLRINSLRKNTILPVELREVASAEIHAFPRDSSLVRVRERCAVTSRSRGIVHRWRVSRIVWRHYADYNKLSGVQRAMW